One genomic window of Elaeis guineensis isolate ETL-2024a chromosome 2, EG11, whole genome shotgun sequence includes the following:
- the LOC105033509 gene encoding WD40 repeat-containing protein HOS15 — protein sequence MTKSTITSTELNYLVFRYLQESGFTHSSFALGYEAGINKCDIDGNIVPPGALVTIVQKGLQYIELEANLESSELDVDDDFSLLQPLDLITKDVDELQQIIREKRKEKLLKERDIEKEQDKEHVQEHERQPGGERERERQDREKDQERNKEKMERDKEQDREKEKQHAERKDKARLDENGGCGGPEPMDITPSSQSVPHEISSSDVTTLEGHSSEVFACAWSPAGSLLASGSGDSTARIWTIPDGPCGSSMQISPPNVYVLKHFRGRTNEKSKDVTTLDWSGEGTLLATGSYDGQARIWSRDGELRNTLIKHKGPIFSLKWNKKGDFLLSGSVDKTAIVWDTKTWECKQQFEFHSAPTLDVDWRNNNSFATCSTDNMIYVCKIGENRPIKGFSGHQGEVNAIKWDPTGSLLASCSDDGTAKIWSLKQDKCLHDFKEHSKEIYTIRWSPTGPGTNNPNQQLVLASASFDSTIKLWDVELGRLLYSLDGHRQPVYSVAFSPNGEYLASGSLDQCLHIWSVREGRILKTYRGGGGIFEVCWNREGDKIAACFSNNTVCVMDFRM from the exons CGAGGCAGGGATCAACAAGTGTGATATTGATGGAAATATTGTTCCACCAGGTGCTCTTGTTACAATTGTGCAGAAAGGCCTTCAATATATAGAGTTGGAAGCAAACTTAGAATCT AGTGAGTTGGATGTTGATGATGACTTTTCTCTGTTACAACCTTTGGATCTTATCACAAAAGATGTCGATGAGTTGCAACAAATTATAAGGGAGAAGAGGAAGGAAAAACTTCTGAAGGAACGTGATATAGAGAAGGAACAGGATAAGGAACATGTGCAAGAGCATGAACGGCAACCTggaggtgagagagagagagaaagacaggATAGAGAGAAAGATCAGGAGAGGAATAAAGAAAAGATGGAACGGGATAAAGAACAAGATAGAGAAAAGGAAAAGCAACATGCAGAGCGCAAAGATAAGGCCAGACTTGATGAAAATGGGGGTTGTGGAG GGCCTGAACCAATGGATATTACCCCTAGCTCACAATCAGTACCTCATGAGATTTCTAGTTCTGATGTAACCACTTTGGAAGGACACAGTTCTGAG GTCTTTGCTTGTGCATGGAGTCCAGCAGGTTCTCTTCTAGCATCTGG TTCTGGAGACTCAACAGCAAGAATTTGGACAATTCCAGATGGCCCTTGTGGTTCCAGTATGCAAATTTCACCTCCAAATGTATATGTTCTGAAACATTTCAGGGGTAGAACTAATGAAAAGAGCAAGGATGTTACAACCCTAGACTGGAGC GGAGAAGGTACGCTACTTGCAACAGGTTCCTATGATGGGCAGGCAAGAATATGGAGTAGGGATG GGGAATTGAGGAATACTTTAATTAAACATAAAGGACCAATTTTCTCCCTGAAATGGAATAAGAAGGGTGATTTTCTCCTCAGTGGAAGTGTAGATAAAACCGCTATTGTGTGGGATACAAAAACATGGGAGTGTAagcaacaatttgaatttcactCAG CTCCAACACTTGATGTTGATTGGAGAAACAATAATTCTTTTGCAACGTGCTCGACAGACAATATGATTTATGTTTGTAAGATTGGTGAGAATCGTCCAATTAAGGGTTTCTCCGGTCATCAG GGTGAAGTTAATGCCATCAAATGGGATCCAACTGGTTCACTGTTGGCTTCATGTTCTGATGATGGAACTGCTAAG ATTTGGAGTCTGAAGCAGGACAAATGTTTGCACGACTTCAAGGAGCATAGCAAG gaaaTATATACTATTAGATGGAGCCCCACAGGTCCTGGTACAAACAACCCCAATCAGCAATTGGTGCTGGCAAG TGCATCCTTTGACTCGACGATAAAGCTATGGGATGTGGAGCTAGGACGCCTTCTGTACAGCTTAGATGGTCACAG GCAACCGGTATACTCTGTGGCATTTAGTCCAAATGGAGAGTATCTGGCAAGTGGGTCCTTGGATCAATGCCTGCATATATGGTCGGTGAGAGAAGGGAGGATTCTGAAGACATATAGGGGAGGTGGTGGCATTTTCGAAGTCTGTTGGAACAGGGAAGGTGACAAAATTGCAGCctgtttctccaataacacagtTTGTGTAATGGATTTCAGAATGTAG